From Tachypleus tridentatus isolate NWPU-2018 chromosome 8, ASM421037v1, whole genome shotgun sequence, a single genomic window includes:
- the LOC143223005 gene encoding troponin C encodes MAGAAEDLSKEQVQMLRKAFDMFDRDKKGVIHTNMVSTILRTLGQTFEEKDLKDLIAEIDQDGSGELEFEEFMALAARFLVEEDAEAMQEELREAFRLYDKQGQGFINVSDLRDILRALDDKLTEDELDEMIAEIDTDGSGTVDFDEFMEMMTGE; translated from the exons ATGGCTGGGGCG GCTGAAGACCTGAGCAAGGAACAAGTCCAGA TGTTGCGAAAAGCTTTTGACATGTTCGACAGGGATAAGAAAGGCGTCATCCACACCAACATGGTTTCTACCATCCTCAGGACTCTAGGCCAGACTTTTGAGGAGAAGGACCTGAAAGATCTAATCGCTGAGATCGATCAGGATG GAAGCGGTGAACTTGAGTTCGAAGAATTTATGGCGCTAGCGGCTAGGTTTTTGGTAGAAGAGGATGCCGAGGCAATGCAGGAAGAACTTCGAGAAGCCTTTCGGTTGTATGATAAGCAAGGACAAGGGTTTATAAATGTATCTGATCTGCGAGACATCTTACGGGCTCTAGATGACAAGCTGACAGAAGATGAATTGGACGAAATGATTGCTGAGATTGACACAGACGGCAGCGGGACCGTTGATTTCGACG AGTTCATGGAGATGATGACAGGAGAATAA